In Marinomonas posidonica IVIA-Po-181, a single window of DNA contains:
- a CDS encoding UPF0149 family protein, translated as MAHQPLDDLELETLEDFLDSDQVHEECQNFVMAHGFLTALAICPKPISVSDWLPVVFEEAPKYENEKQEKQITQYLTRLFTDIQKELESEEGFLLPCDIEMGTSAEELSELQEWATGFMEGVFMTEVQWFESEKEEIVAELLLPVMVASDLFDDKEVLEIRASDKLTASCIAQIPEVVTDLFLVLRTEPEKKPMPKKTPNKGSNHKKKKAK; from the coding sequence ATGGCACACCAACCTCTTGATGATCTGGAACTAGAAACATTAGAAGATTTTTTAGATTCAGACCAGGTTCACGAAGAATGTCAAAACTTTGTGATGGCTCATGGTTTTTTAACCGCTTTGGCCATTTGCCCTAAACCGATTTCCGTATCAGACTGGCTGCCTGTTGTATTTGAAGAAGCACCTAAGTATGAAAACGAAAAGCAAGAAAAGCAAATTACACAGTATCTGACTCGCTTATTCACCGATATTCAAAAAGAACTTGAATCTGAAGAGGGCTTCTTACTGCCTTGTGACATTGAAATGGGGACCTCCGCTGAGGAGCTAAGTGAGCTTCAAGAATGGGCGACCGGTTTCATGGAAGGTGTTTTCATGACGGAAGTTCAGTGGTTTGAATCTGAAAAAGAAGAGATTGTGGCCGAGTTACTTTTGCCAGTGATGGTGGCGTCTGATCTGTTTGATGATAAAGAAGTGCTCGAAATTCGTGCCAGTGACAAACTTACCGCGTCTTGCATCGCCCAAATTCCTGAAGTGGTAACGGACCTATTTTTGGTGCTTAGAACCGAACCAGAAAAGAAACCAATGCCTAAAAAAACGCCTAATAAAGGCAGTAATCATAAAAAGAAAAAAGCCAAATAA
- a CDS encoding RecQ family ATP-dependent DNA helicase, producing MTLKKRQALKRLGYSDYRPLQEEAIDALSAGQDVVLAAPTGGGKSLIYQSVGLIRHGVAVIISPLISLMTQQVDQLNAKDIHAKFLNSTLNPGEQDDLVWSIRHDRIEFLYLSPEKLIQPSVMGFLQSVDIALFAIDEAHCIAQWGGDFRPEYSQLGKVKQSFPTIPIIALTGSADKQTLAGIQTSLGIPNADLIKGSIDRPNIQIQIAQKKQAKQQILYFLHHEVSGQSGIIYCRSRNKTEELCAWLSHLGFNSLTYHAAMKDEDKQRNHATFSRETGTIMVATTAYGMGIDLPQIRFVIHMDIPNTPEAYYQEIGRAGRDNEPAKALLLYGLQDMLKAQQLVSDTPEQARVELAKLTRLFQILENRQCRKLSLLAHFDEISTPCGICDRCISKQAEHNATIASQKLLSLIYYTKGTQAFSTLIQILLGKRTKTTSSIQAEKLPLFGKGKELTEAQWKTVIRHLLAFEYIQLVGNHSFLIQLNEKARQVLKGQSQVILANDHYYPRMTEEELMKDHANWHKVKTWLYNQQEINMTDGQLRKICQHKPTTAASLSRLSGISIDEVSRFSDSLLSLLHEKSIN from the coding sequence ATGACTTTGAAAAAACGACAGGCTCTTAAGCGCTTAGGTTACTCAGATTATAGACCTCTCCAAGAAGAAGCGATCGACGCTTTATCAGCAGGGCAGGATGTTGTCCTTGCGGCACCAACCGGTGGTGGAAAATCGCTCATATACCAATCAGTCGGTTTAATTCGTCATGGTGTCGCTGTGATTATCAGTCCACTGATCTCTCTAATGACTCAGCAAGTAGATCAATTGAATGCAAAAGACATTCATGCCAAATTTCTCAACTCCACTTTAAATCCAGGTGAGCAAGATGATTTAGTTTGGTCCATTCGCCATGATCGCATCGAATTTTTATATTTGTCGCCTGAAAAGCTGATCCAACCATCAGTAATGGGCTTTTTGCAAAGTGTTGATATTGCTCTGTTCGCCATTGACGAAGCCCATTGCATTGCGCAATGGGGAGGGGATTTCCGCCCCGAATACAGCCAACTTGGGAAAGTTAAGCAATCTTTTCCGACTATTCCAATCATTGCGCTAACAGGAAGTGCTGACAAACAGACTCTAGCAGGCATTCAAACCTCATTAGGCATTCCAAACGCGGACTTGATTAAGGGCAGCATTGATCGACCCAACATCCAAATTCAAATTGCCCAGAAAAAACAAGCCAAGCAACAGATATTGTATTTTCTTCATCATGAAGTCTCTGGTCAATCCGGTATTATTTATTGCCGATCACGTAATAAAACAGAAGAATTGTGCGCTTGGCTAAGCCATCTAGGCTTCAATAGCTTAACCTATCATGCTGCGATGAAAGATGAAGACAAACAACGAAACCATGCCACATTCTCTCGAGAAACAGGCACCATTATGGTCGCCACAACCGCATACGGCATGGGAATTGATTTACCTCAAATACGTTTCGTGATTCATATGGATATTCCTAACACTCCTGAAGCCTATTACCAGGAAATAGGTCGTGCAGGTCGTGATAATGAGCCAGCGAAAGCACTGCTCTTGTATGGGTTGCAAGATATGTTAAAAGCCCAACAACTGGTGAGCGATACGCCTGAGCAAGCGCGAGTGGAATTAGCAAAACTCACGCGCTTATTTCAGATATTGGAAAATCGGCAATGTCGTAAACTCAGTTTATTGGCGCATTTTGATGAGATATCGACACCATGTGGCATTTGTGATCGCTGTATTAGTAAGCAGGCAGAACATAATGCCACTATTGCCAGCCAGAAACTCTTGTCCTTAATCTATTACACCAAAGGCACTCAAGCTTTCTCTACTCTCATTCAAATTTTGCTCGGCAAAAGAACCAAAACAACCTCCAGCATTCAAGCTGAGAAATTGCCATTATTTGGAAAGGGTAAGGAGCTAACAGAAGCTCAATGGAAAACCGTTATTAGACACCTTTTGGCGTTTGAATACATTCAGCTAGTAGGAAACCACTCTTTCCTTATCCAGTTGAATGAAAAAGCCCGCCAAGTACTAAAGGGACAAAGTCAAGTCATTCTAGCAAACGACCATTATTACCCAAGGATGACGGAAGAAGAATTGATGAAAGATCATGCTAATTGGCACAAAGTAAAAACTTGGCTGTACAACCAACAAGAAATTAATATGACAGATGGACAATTACGAAAAATCTGTCAGCATAAACCGACAACAGCTGCCTCACTTAGTCGTTTGTCGGGTATTTCAATTGACGAAGTCAGTCGGTTCTCAGATTCTCTTTTAAGCCTTTTGCATGAAAAAAGCATTAACTAA
- a CDS encoding adenine phosphoribosyltransferase — MLYDDFYVKSLIQTVEDWPKEGISFRDITPIFSDPKGMRMVVDAYIHRYIDSDITHIACIDARGFLIAAVLAYELQKPLILVRKKGKLPGKTISQKYALEYGEAELEIQQGSVKEGDHVLLFDDLIATGGTLFAAIKLLTQQGADIKEVAAIIDLPDLGGSQKLRDSNVPVYSLCAFDGE; from the coding sequence ATGCTCTACGATGATTTTTATGTCAAATCACTCATTCAAACGGTAGAAGACTGGCCAAAGGAAGGTATTAGTTTTCGGGATATCACCCCGATTTTTAGTGACCCAAAAGGAATGAGGATGGTTGTGGATGCATACATTCATCGCTATATTGACTCTGATATCACTCACATTGCTTGCATTGATGCGCGTGGTTTTTTGATTGCGGCCGTTCTAGCGTATGAACTGCAAAAGCCGCTTATTCTAGTGCGTAAGAAAGGAAAATTACCAGGTAAGACAATTTCTCAGAAATACGCATTGGAATACGGCGAAGCGGAACTTGAAATTCAACAAGGCTCTGTGAAAGAAGGCGATCATGTTTTGCTTTTTGATGATCTCATTGCTACTGGTGGTACCTTATTTGCGGCGATAAAGCTCCTTACTCAGCAAGGTGCTGATATTAAAGAAGTCGCTGCCATTATTGATTTACCTGACTTAGGTGGTAGCCAAAAGTTGAGAGACAGTAATGTGCCTGTTTACAGTCTTTGTGCTTTTGACGGCGAATAA
- the fnr gene encoding fumarate/nitrate reduction transcriptional regulator Fnr translates to MAITHTQPRFSSKLTSQCQNCSLSALCLPIALADEDINRLDQIIERKKPLKKGEFLFRQGDSFDSLYAVRSGTLKTYNITSLGEEQITGFYCPSELLGLSGIDSSTYPVSAKALETTTVCEIPFSHLEELSTQIPSLKHQIFKIMSRKISDDQQMMVLLGKKNADEKVASFLLNLSNRFKRRGYSASSFRLSMSRGEIGNYLGLAVETVSRVITRFQKNELIHVDGKEIEIVNFEEMQKLVGVANDCDKIAHF, encoded by the coding sequence ATGGCTATCACACACACGCAGCCAAGGTTCAGCAGTAAACTAACGTCTCAATGCCAAAATTGCAGTTTGAGTGCATTGTGTTTGCCCATCGCTTTAGCGGATGAAGACATCAACCGATTAGATCAAATTATTGAGCGAAAGAAACCTCTTAAAAAAGGCGAGTTCTTATTTAGGCAGGGTGATAGTTTTGATTCTTTATACGCCGTTCGCTCAGGCACGCTCAAAACCTATAACATCACCTCATTAGGTGAAGAGCAAATTACTGGATTTTATTGTCCGAGTGAATTGCTTGGTTTGAGTGGGATTGACTCAAGCACCTACCCTGTTTCTGCAAAAGCACTAGAAACAACGACGGTATGTGAAATACCATTTAGTCATTTGGAAGAACTATCTACACAAATCCCCTCACTTAAACATCAAATTTTCAAGATCATGAGTCGTAAGATCTCTGATGATCAGCAAATGATGGTTTTGCTAGGGAAAAAAAATGCAGATGAAAAAGTGGCCTCATTCCTACTTAACTTATCAAATCGCTTTAAACGTCGTGGTTACTCTGCTTCGTCTTTTCGATTGTCCATGTCTCGAGGTGAGATTGGTAATTACCTTGGTCTTGCGGTCGAAACTGTTAGTCGTGTCATCACACGTTTTCAAAAAAATGAATTGATTCATGTGGATGGTAAAGAGATTGAGATTGTTAATTTTGAAGAAATGCAAAAACTCGTTGGCGTGGCCAATGATTGTGATAAAATTGCACACTTTTGA
- the hemN gene encoding oxygen-independent coproporphyrinogen III oxidase encodes MIWDDALIAKYDLSGPRYTSYPTAPQFDSSINKIALIDRMMAPSDLPLSLYFHIPFCANLCYYCACNKIVTKQYHKATDYVELLGEEMRLRSLMMDNQRQVTQLHFGGGTPTFLSQENIKTLFDYIRQHFNLINDGSQDYSIEIDPREIDREKLALLVTMGINRISLGIQDFDAKVQQSIHRIQSIDLVTNLVKEARELGIQSINFDLIYGLPFQSETAFRKTLDEVIKLSPERISLFNYAHLPERFRSQKRIPEESLPIASEKLSILKMSIQYLVDAGYEYIGMDHFAKPEDSLALAQKTGHLHRNFQGYTTHADTDLVAFGVSGISNLHGVYMQNHVDLTDYKGSIEKGQLAIARGYISHTDDKIRHDVIMSLISQFSLHFDKIENQYNIRFSEYFENELEKLQPMLNDGMLEFIGSQKKTGIQVTGRGRLLIRGICMVFDKYLNGTIKYSKVI; translated from the coding sequence ATGATTTGGGATGACGCTTTAATTGCAAAGTATGACTTGTCCGGCCCTCGTTATACTTCTTACCCTACGGCACCACAATTTGATTCAAGCATCAATAAGATTGCCTTGATTGATCGAATGATGGCGCCATCCGATTTACCACTAAGCTTATATTTTCACATCCCTTTTTGTGCCAATCTTTGTTATTACTGTGCCTGCAATAAAATTGTGACAAAGCAATACCACAAGGCCACAGACTATGTTGAACTTCTTGGTGAGGAAATGCGCCTAAGAAGCCTAATGATGGACAATCAACGTCAGGTAACGCAATTACACTTTGGCGGTGGCACACCGACTTTTCTAAGCCAAGAGAACATTAAAACCTTGTTCGATTACATTCGTCAGCACTTTAATCTGATCAATGATGGCTCCCAAGATTACAGTATTGAAATTGATCCTAGGGAAATTGATCGTGAAAAATTAGCGCTGTTAGTGACGATGGGCATTAATCGGATTAGTTTGGGAATTCAGGACTTTGATGCAAAAGTTCAGCAGTCTATTCATCGTATCCAATCGATCGATCTGGTGACTAATTTGGTGAAGGAGGCTCGTGAACTCGGTATCCAATCCATTAACTTTGATTTAATTTATGGTTTACCATTTCAGTCTGAGACAGCATTTCGTAAAACCCTTGATGAAGTGATTAAACTATCGCCTGAGCGGATCTCTTTATTCAATTATGCTCACTTACCCGAACGTTTTCGGTCGCAAAAGCGCATTCCAGAAGAAAGTTTGCCTATCGCCAGTGAAAAGTTATCTATACTAAAAATGAGCATTCAATATTTGGTTGACGCAGGTTATGAATACATTGGTATGGACCATTTTGCCAAACCTGAGGATTCCCTTGCGCTGGCCCAAAAAACGGGTCATCTTCATCGTAACTTCCAAGGCTATACGACACATGCAGATACGGATCTGGTGGCATTTGGTGTCTCTGGTATCAGTAACCTGCATGGTGTTTATATGCAGAACCATGTAGATTTAACTGATTATAAAGGCAGTATAGAAAAGGGTCAGTTAGCCATTGCGAGAGGCTATATCAGCCATACAGATGACAAAATACGTCATGATGTCATTATGTCCTTAATATCCCAGTTTTCATTACACTTTGACAAGATTGAAAATCAATATAACATTAGATTTTCCGAATATTTCGAAAATGAACTTGAGAAGCTCCAACCTATGCTTAATGATGGCATGTTAGAGTTTATCGGTTCTCAAAAAAAGACAGGGATTCAAGTCACAGGGCGCGGCAGGTTGTTAATACGTGGCATTTGTATGGTTTTTGACAAATACCTTAATGGGACAATCAAATATTCTAAAGTTATCTAG
- a CDS encoding YfaZ family outer membrane protein: MNLNIKTVFLAFGLLGSTIAGASTAGVNLTNETVQGNVNLDMGSFGIGAGLSHDKDESTSTGYLGLSVQDSEGGGGPLEIGIGVRLYAIDAELENDDDELSLALTLGGWYRYTLQQANRISLYGSVYYSPEVLSFTNLNHMYTYDFRLEYMTMRNARAYLKYGNTVIVYENGSRKETNKGVSIGATVDF; this comes from the coding sequence ATGAATTTGAATATTAAAACCGTTTTTTTAGCGTTTGGCCTTTTGGGTTCTACTATTGCAGGAGCATCTACGGCTGGAGTCAACTTAACAAACGAAACGGTTCAAGGTAATGTAAACCTAGATATGGGCTCTTTTGGAATTGGCGCTGGTCTATCTCACGATAAAGATGAATCCACTTCAACTGGTTATCTTGGCTTAAGTGTTCAAGATTCAGAAGGTGGCGGTGGACCACTAGAAATAGGTATTGGAGTGCGTTTATACGCAATAGATGCAGAGCTTGAAAATGACGATGATGAACTCTCTCTTGCCTTAACCCTAGGTGGCTGGTACCGCTATACATTGCAACAGGCGAATCGAATCAGCCTCTATGGTTCTGTTTATTATTCACCAGAAGTCCTTTCCTTTACCAACTTGAATCATATGTACACTTATGATTTCCGCTTAGAATATATGACCATGAGAAACGCCCGCGCTTATTTGAAGTATGGCAATACTGTCATTGTCTATGAAAATGGATCTCGTAAAGAAACAAACAAAGGCGTATCTATTGGTGCAACGGTTGATTTCTAA
- a CDS encoding SprT family zinc-dependent metalloprotease: MNTNTSIDLEILELQHQVELCFELAETFFNHKFQPSHCNFKQKGRAAGTAHLQKNELRFNHFMYQQDPVEFLNTVVPHEVAHIIVYQIYGTSVRPHGKEWQAVMKKVYQLSPNRTHTFDLPPTKNSYLYACTCRQHEFTKRRHSRAQKGVEYICKQCHSCLTFIKDMHQTESATSNDM, encoded by the coding sequence ATGAATACCAATACGAGCATAGACTTAGAAATCCTTGAGCTGCAACACCAGGTTGAGCTCTGCTTTGAGCTTGCTGAAACGTTTTTCAATCATAAATTCCAACCTTCTCATTGTAATTTCAAACAAAAAGGGCGAGCCGCTGGCACCGCTCATTTACAGAAAAATGAACTTAGATTTAACCATTTTATGTATCAACAAGACCCAGTTGAATTTTTAAACACGGTCGTTCCTCATGAAGTGGCACATATTATCGTCTATCAAATTTACGGCACTTCAGTTCGCCCGCATGGTAAAGAATGGCAAGCCGTTATGAAAAAGGTGTATCAGCTTTCTCCTAACCGAACCCACACATTCGACTTACCCCCAACCAAAAACAGCTACCTATACGCTTGTACTTGTCGTCAGCATGAATTTACCAAGCGGCGTCATTCGCGTGCCCAAAAGGGGGTTGAATACATTTGCAAGCAATGCCATTCCTGTTTAACCTTCATCAAAGACATGCATCAGACAGAAAGCGCCACGTCAAACGACATGTAA
- the ttcA gene encoding tRNA 2-thiocytidine(32) synthetase TtcA, translated as MDLTNRPKEKLELNKLQKRLRRQTGQAIADFNMIEEGDKVMVCLSGGKDSYTMLEILRNLQASAPIDFSIVAVNLDQKQPGFPEHILPAYLKETGVDFHILERDTYSIVKEVVPDGKTTCGLCSRLRRGSLYGFAEEIGATKIALGHHRDDILETLFLNMFFGGRLKSMPPKLLSDDGKHVVIRPLAYCKEKDIEAFSELKNYPIIPCNLCGSQENLQRQVVKDMLQKWEKDYPGRTDTMFTAMQNVVPSHLADTELFDFKELKQSPSAFDRLNIISL; from the coding sequence ATGGATTTAACAAATCGTCCCAAAGAAAAACTGGAGCTTAATAAGCTTCAAAAGCGTTTGAGAAGACAAACGGGCCAAGCCATTGCGGATTTCAATATGATTGAAGAAGGCGATAAGGTCATGGTCTGTCTTTCAGGCGGCAAAGACTCTTACACTATGTTGGAGATCTTAAGAAATTTACAAGCCAGCGCCCCCATTGATTTTTCAATTGTGGCGGTGAATTTGGACCAAAAACAACCCGGCTTCCCAGAACATATTTTGCCAGCCTACCTGAAAGAAACGGGGGTAGATTTTCATATATTGGAGCGTGATACTTACAGTATTGTGAAGGAAGTGGTGCCAGATGGTAAAACCACTTGTGGACTTTGCTCACGTCTACGCCGGGGTTCACTTTATGGATTTGCAGAAGAGATTGGTGCGACAAAAATTGCACTAGGGCATCATCGTGATGACATTCTAGAAACATTATTTTTGAATATGTTTTTTGGTGGACGTCTCAAATCTATGCCACCTAAACTATTAAGTGATGATGGCAAGCATGTAGTCATTCGTCCTCTCGCATATTGCAAAGAAAAGGATATTGAGGCTTTTTCCGAATTGAAAAACTACCCAATCATTCCATGTAACTTATGCGGTTCCCAGGAAAACTTACAACGCCAAGTAGTTAAAGACATGCTACAAAAATGGGAAAAAGACTATCCAGGCAGAACGGACACTATGTTCACTGCGATGCAAAATGTTGTACCTTCTCATTTAGCAGACACAGAACTTTTTGACTTTAAAGAGCTGAAGCAATCCCCATCAGCTTTTGATCGATTGAACATTATTTCACTATAG